A single region of the Hippopotamus amphibius kiboko isolate mHipAmp2 chromosome 6, mHipAmp2.hap2, whole genome shotgun sequence genome encodes:
- the LOC130856069 gene encoding uncharacterized protein LOC130856069 isoform X2, whose product MRVRRCKSRGRGHVRTLTPRARSSESTPSPPSWPRGVSAAAAPQEGRFGLIQGVKDRGAQVPAELSTPSGTSVCAANTGSVDTAWRTDRSQACRWANCYIFSFLGSLCLREHASTPPPSSDPGPSTHVLACRA is encoded by the exons ATGCGTGTGCGCAGGTGTAAGTCCAGGGGCCGCGGCCATGTTCGCACCCTCACCCCGAGAGCTAGAAGCAGCGAGTCTACACCGTCTCCACCCTCCTGGCCCCGGGGAGTGTCTGCTGCTGCAGCTCCGCAGGAGGGAAGGTTTGGGCTGATCCAGGGCGTGAAGGACAGAGGCGCCCAAGTACCAGCTGAGCTTTCAACACCGTCAGGGACCAGCGTCTGTGCTGCGAACACGGGCTCCGTGGACACAGCCTGGAGGACCGACCGCAGTCAGGCGTGTAGATGGGCAAACTGCTACATCTTCAG CTTCCTGGGCTCCCTCTGCCTTCGGGAACACgcgtccaccccacccccatcctcagaCCCCGGCCCGTCCACCCACGTGCTGGCCTGCAGAGCCTGa
- the LOC130856069 gene encoding uncharacterized protein LOC130856069 isoform X1 encodes MRVRRCKSRGRGHVRTLTPRARSSESTPSPPSWPRGVSAAAAPQEGRFGLIQGVKDRGAQVPAELSTPSGTSVCAANTGSVDTAWRTDRSQACRWANCYIFRCQIFPPSVPSTPWGWDPRPREGLGACWGRARRTLQTHSTTSSHTDNTHPAYMVTRTTPTPSTRSHGQHPPRRHGHTDSTHPADTVTRTAPTPSTWSHGQHPSRLRGHMDNTPPRLHSHPGHTWSTDPCSQPTSLWQRPCGVFAGRAVRAHLGRTGVLVAGDDRLPWVGVDAGPCRLPGQRLELALLRRACSGDSGAGVLPDPPFLCDCQLPGLPLPSGTRVHPTPILRPRPVHPRAGLQSLRQPPPANRDGHICALRVPYLQDRVQWRLLAVDQEKEDNGSRKEKGRGQEGTGTGHTA; translated from the exons ATGCGTGTGCGCAGGTGTAAGTCCAGGGGCCGCGGCCATGTTCGCACCCTCACCCCGAGAGCTAGAAGCAGCGAGTCTACACCGTCTCCACCCTCCTGGCCCCGGGGAGTGTCTGCTGCTGCAGCTCCGCAGGAGGGAAGGTTTGGGCTGATCCAGGGCGTGAAGGACAGAGGCGCCCAAGTACCAGCTGAGCTTTCAACACCGTCAGGGACCAGCGTCTGTGCTGCGAACACGGGCTCCGTGGACACAGCCTGGAGGACCGACCGCAGTCAGGCGTGTAGATGGGCAAACTGCTACATCTTCAGGTGCCAGATATTCCCACCCTCTGTTCCAAGCACGCCCTGGGGTTGGGATCCCCGTCCTAGAGAAGGACTGGGCGCCTGCTGGGGAAGGGCCCGCAGAACATTGCAAACTCACAGCACAACCAGCAGTCACACGGACAACACCCACCCCGCCTACATGGTCACACGGACAACACCCACCCCGTCGACACGGTCACACGGACAGCACCCACCCCGTCGACACGGTCACACGGACAGCACCCACCCCGCCGACACGGTCACACGGACAGCACCCACCCCGTCGACGTGGTCACATGGACAGCACCCATCCCGTCTACGTGGTCACATGGACAACACCCCACCCCGTCTACACAGTCACCCGGGACACACCTGGTCTACAGACCCCTGCAGCCAGCCTACCAGTCTCTGGCAGAGGCCCTGTGGGGTGTTTGCTGGACGGGCAGTCAGGGCACACTTGGGGCGGACCGGTGTGCTCGTGGCCGGAGACGACCGGCTCCCCTGGGTGGGTGTGGACGCGGGGCCTTGCCGGCTGCCTGGGCAGAGACTTGAGCTTGCGCTCCTCCGTCGGGCTTGTTCAGGGGACAGCGGGGCCGGGGTCCTCCCTGACCCCCCATTCTTGTGTGACTGCCAGCTTCCTGGGCTCCCTCTGCCTTCGGGAACACgcgtccaccccacccccatcctcagaCCCCGGCCCGTCCACCCACGTGCTGGCCTGCAGAGCCTGaggcagcccccacctgccaaCCGGGACGGACACATCTGCGCCCTCAGGGTCCCCTACCTCCAGGACAGGGTCCAGTGGAGGCTCCTTGCAGTCGACCAGGAGAAG GAAGACAACGGCTCCAGGAAGGAGAAGGGGCGAGGACAGGAGGGCACGGGGACTGGGCACACAGCTTGA